A section of the Methanosarcinales archaeon genome encodes:
- a CDS encoding PstS family phosphate ABC transporter substrate-binding protein gives MNKYSGILIIIVTAITFGCIGQQPGESLDIKGSDTLVQVVSDMAETYMDNNPGTEVVVTGGGSGTGIAAIINGEIDIADSSRQIKAEEIDQAKAKGIEPWEFIIARDGLAVIVNPDNPLTNLTLDQIGAIYRGEINNWNQIGGNDIEITIYGRQSTSGTYEFLLEHVVNWQQTQKKDYSPRMLNMEGNRAIVDTVMADASGIGYVGIGYVTNEISVINVAWDEASEYITPLDEENIENGLYPITRPLYQYTSDKPDKDSPVYDFLKFELSEAGQDVVQRAGFYPINMDDRVRNQEKISK, from the coding sequence ATGAACAAATATTCAGGAATTCTAATAATAATTGTAACGGCCATTACATTTGGTTGCATCGGCCAGCAGCCGGGTGAATCGTTAGACATTAAAGGTTCGGATACTCTTGTCCAGGTGGTTTCAGATATGGCTGAAACCTATATGGATAATAATCCTGGGACTGAAGTGGTGGTCACTGGTGGTGGTTCTGGAACAGGCATTGCCGCCATAATAAACGGTGAGATTGATATCGCTGATTCTTCCCGACAGATCAAAGCGGAGGAAATTGATCAAGCAAAAGCGAAAGGTATTGAGCCATGGGAGTTTATTATAGCCCGGGACGGATTGGCCGTAATTGTCAATCCGGACAATCCCCTCACAAACCTTACTCTGGATCAGATAGGCGCCATCTACAGGGGAGAGATCAACAACTGGAACCAGATCGGCGGTAATGATATTGAAATTACAATATATGGTAGACAGAGCACCTCTGGCACCTATGAGTTCTTACTAGAGCATGTGGTTAACTGGCAGCAGACACAGAAAAAGGACTATTCCCCCAGGATGCTCAATATGGAAGGAAACAGGGCAATTGTAGACACAGTGATGGCTGATGCGTCCGGGATAGGATATGTCGGGATTGGGTATGTTACCAATGAAATTAGTGTTATTAATGTAGCTTGGGACGAGGCGTCTGAATATATCACTCCGCTAGACGAGGAAAATATCGAAAACGGCCTGTATCCAATAACCAGACCTCTCTACCAGTATACAAGCGATAAACCGGATAAGGACAGTCCTGTGTATGATTTTCTCAAGTTCGAACTGAGCGAAGCAGGACAGGATGTGGTACAGCGAGCCGGATTCTACCCAATAAATATGGATGATAGGGTACGGAACCAAGAGAAGATTTCGAAATAG
- a CDS encoding phosphate-starvation-inducible PsiE family protein — protein MNFTVDHNWIFKKATNSIVIIILYILLLALLIGAVRLVLSIPQLMNNDGMDVTFYQIVANSLTLFIIIEFFKTLHDYSKYERIKLTFIIDATILIVLREISVGLVYQGIRLHDDISPIHPINSHGNNKRDFLFSCD, from the coding sequence ATGAATTTTACTGTGGATCATAACTGGATTTTTAAGAAAGCCACCAATAGTATTGTAATAATCATACTCTACATCCTTCTATTGGCCCTTTTGATAGGGGCGGTTCGGCTTGTCCTTAGCATACCCCAGCTCATGAATAATGATGGCATGGACGTCACATTCTACCAGATTGTAGCCAATAGTCTAACATTGTTCATTATTATAGAGTTCTTTAAAACACTCCATGACTATTCAAAATATGAGAGGATTAAACTTACATTTATTATTGATGCAACAATACTAATCGTTCTGAGAGAAATCTCAGTGGGGCTGGTTTACCAGGGAATTAGACTACATGATGATATTAGCCCTATCCACCCTATTAATAGTCATGGGAATAATAAGAGAGACTTTTTATTTTCTTGTGATTGA